The following proteins come from a genomic window of Triticum aestivum cultivar Chinese Spring chromosome 6A, IWGSC CS RefSeq v2.1, whole genome shotgun sequence:
- the LOC123127857 gene encoding plasmodesmata-located protein 8 — MHLLPTITRPSTARAPSCKSKASSCACACPVTVQATSSPMPQLGTLVAITLLLHLHAAPTGLAQAATGAFIYAGCSPSKYERDTAFESNLGSLLASIASTASSGAAYNSFTAGGGVGQAEATRTAAYGLYQCRGDLGRGECVACVREAVARLGAVSLQVDGCYVRYDASDFVGRADNTVAYRKCSSGSSEDAGFLKSRDAVLRELQARAATGYKLTGSGTVQGVAQCLGDIAAPDCAACLAQAVVQLKGTCGSALAADVYLEQCYVKYWLNGHDFRSSQDYSGDEFGRTVAIIIGILAGLALLVVFISFLSKAC; from the exons ATGCATCTCTTGCCAACAATCACAAGGCCATCCACGGCACGCGCGCCCAGCTGCAAATCCAAAGCTAGCTCGTGCGCGTGTGCATGCCCTGTTACTGTccaggccacttcctcaccaatgccTCAGCTCGGCACCCTCGTCGCCATCACGCTACTCCTCCACCTCCACGCCGCGCCGACGGGCCTCGCGCAGGCCGCGACGGGCGCGTTCATCTACGCCGGGTGCTCGCCGTCCAAGTACGAGCGCGACACCGCCTTCGAGAGCAACCTCGGCTCCCTCCTCGCCTCcatcgcctccaccgcctcctccggcgccgcctaCAACAGCTTcaccgccggcggcggcgtcggccaggCGGAGGCGACCCGCACGGCCGCGTACGGCCTGTATCAGTGCCGCGGCGACCTCGGCCGCGGCGAGTGCGTGGCGTGCgtgcgggaggcggtggcgcgccTGGGCGCCGTGTCGCTGCAGGTGGACGGCTGCTACGTGCGGTACGACGCCAGCGACTTCGTCGGCCGGGCCGACAACACCGTCGCGTACCGCAAGTGCAGCTCCGGCAGCAGCGAGGACGCCGGGTTCCTCAAGAGCCGCGACGCCGTGCTCAGGGAGCTGCAGGCGCGGGCCGCGACGGGGTACAAGCTGACCGGCTCCGGCACGGTGCAGGGCGTGGCGCAGTGCCTCGGCGACATCGCGGCGCCGGACTGCGCCGCGTGCCTGGCGCAGGCGGTGGTGCAGCTCAAGGGCACGTGCGGCTCCGCGCTGGCCGCCGACGTCTACCTGGAGCAGTGCTACGTCAAGTACTGGCTAAACGGACACGACTTCCGCTCTTCACAGG ACTATTCGGGAGACGAATTTGGGAGGACCGTGGCTATAATAATTGGCATCTTGGCCGGGCTAGCACTCCTGGTGGTGTTCATCTCTTTCCTCAGCAAAGCAT GCTAG
- the LOC123127856 gene encoding vacuolar-processing enzyme beta-isozyme 1 translates to MVPRWCFALLLLLCAAARARAAADASKGKWDPVIRMPGEEEPATGDESSEEEDGVGTRWAVLVAGSSGYGNYRHQADICHAYQILRKGGVKEENIVVFMYDDIANNPLNPRPGVIINHPEGEDVYAGVPKDYTGEAVTAKNFYAVLLGNKTAVTGGSKKVIDSKPNDHIFIYYSDHGGPGVLGMPNLPYLYAADFIKVLQEKHASNTYAKMVIYVEACESGSIFEGLMPADLNIYVTTASNAEESSWGTYCPGMEPSPPSEYITCLGDLYSISWMEDSETNNLKEETIKKQYEVVKKRTSDMNRYSAGSHVMEYGDKTFKDEKLYLYQGFNPANTNITNKLFLQAPKAAINQRDADLLFLWRRYELLHEKSKEKTNVLREISETVTHRKHLDSSIDFIGKLLFGYENGPSVLQAVRPSGKPLVDDWDCLKRMVRIFESHCGSLTQYGMKHMRAFANICNNGISGTTMKEASIGACGVQNSARWSSLIQGYSA, encoded by the exons ATGGTGCCGCGGTGGTGCTTCGCGTTGCTCCTGCTGCTGTGTGCGGCGgccagggcgcgggcggcggccgaCGCCTCGAAGGGGAAGTGGGACCCGGTGATCCGGATGCCGGGGGAGGAGGAGCCCGCCACGGGCGACGAGAGTTCCGAGGAGGAGGACGGCGTCGGGACGAGGTGGGCGGTGCTCGTCGCCGGATCCTCCGGCTACGGAAACTACAGGCACCAG GCCGATATATGCCATGCCTACCAGATATTGAGAAAAGGGGGCGTAAAGGAGGAGAACATCGTGGTTTTTATGTATGATGACATTGCCAACAACCCTCTCAACCCGAGGCCAGGGGTTATCATCAACCACCCAGAGGGCGAAGATGTATATGCTGGCGTTCCAAAG GACTACACTGGAGAGGCAGTTACTGCTAAGAACTTCTATGCAGTTCTCTTGGGCAATAAAACTGCGGTCACTGGAGGGAGTAAGAAGGTCATAGACAGCAAACCAAATGACCATATATTTATCTACTACTCAGATCACGGGGGTCCTGGAGTCCTTG GTATGCCCAACCTGCCATATCTGTATGCTGCTGATTTTATCAAGGTCTTGCAAGAAAAACATGCATCCAATACCTATGCAAAAATG GTTATATATGTGGAAGCTTGTGAAAGTGGCAGTATTTTTGAGGGTTTGATGCCTGCAGACCTCAATATTTATGTCACAACAGCATCAAATGCAGAAGAAAGCAGCTGGGGTACATACTGCCCAGGAATGGAACCATCGCCTCCTTCTGAATATATTACCTGCTTAGGTGATCTCTACAGTATTTCTTGGATGGAAGACAG TGAGACTAATAATCTGAAGGAGGAGACAATCAAGAAGCAGTACGAAGTG GTAAAGAAGCGAACCTCAGACATGAACAGATATAGTGCCGGTTCGCATGTTATGGAGTATGGCGACAAGACCTTCAAGGATGAGAAGCTTTACCTTTATCAAGGTTTCAATCCTGCAAACACCAACATTACAAACAAGCTATTTTTGCAAGCCCCAAAGGCTGCAATCAACCAAAGAGACGCAGATCTTCTTTTCTTGTGGAGGAGG TATGAGCTGCTACATGAAAAGTCGAAAGAGAAGACGAACGTTCTGAGGGAGATCAGTGAGACAGTCACCCACAGGAAGCATCTTGACAGCAGCATCGATTTTATTGGGAAGCTTCTATTTGGCTACGAGAATGGACCTTCGGTGCTTCAAGCTGTCAGACCTTCTGGGAAGCCTCTAGTGGACGACTGGGATTGCCTGAAGAGGATG GTGCGGATCTTTGAGTCTCATTGCGGATCGCTCACTCAGTACGGTATGAAGCACATGCGAGCTTTCGCAAATATATGCAACAATGGGATTTCTGGCACAACGATGAAGGAAGCAAGCATCGGGGCTTGCGGCGTTCAGAACTCCGCGAGATGGAGCAGCTTGATCCAAGGGTACAGCGCTTGA